The Thermosulfurimonas sp. F29 genome includes a window with the following:
- a CDS encoding DUF169 domain-containing protein, which yields MEGRKVSELMLRTLRLYHEPVAVYFLEGEPSRPLARPKNRLSICQVVAHVREVGEGVFLTPEGLHCQTAAFVCGFPFREERVKKTLHKFLQPEAAERLYAERLRLPEGRFRGMAFLPLEEVTERPDAVLMVVDALQAAHLLDFYLFGSGRSELPLVHYPNAAVCGTMVRAYLTGEPALSLPCPGAFSSGKMDRGELFLAFSGPAFETVLRVLEDKAGKGRVSFLGGPRLVGEDTCRNCPLISFRVPGEDR from the coding sequence ATGGAGGGACGGAAGGTTTCCGAACTCATGTTGCGCACTCTGCGTCTCTACCACGAGCCGGTGGCGGTTTACTTTCTGGAGGGGGAACCCTCCCGACCCCTGGCCCGTCCCAAAAACCGGCTTTCCATCTGCCAGGTGGTGGCCCATGTGCGGGAGGTGGGTGAGGGCGTTTTTCTCACCCCGGAGGGGCTTCACTGTCAGACCGCGGCCTTCGTATGCGGTTTTCCCTTCAGGGAGGAAAGGGTCAAGAAGACCCTCCACAAGTTTCTCCAGCCCGAGGCAGCCGAGAGGCTCTATGCGGAGAGGTTGAGGCTTCCCGAGGGGAGGTTCCGGGGGATGGCCTTTTTGCCCCTTGAGGAGGTTACGGAGCGTCCGGACGCGGTGCTCATGGTGGTGGACGCCCTTCAGGCCGCGCATCTCCTGGATTTCTACCTCTTCGGCTCCGGCAGGTCCGAGCTTCCGCTGGTGCACTATCCCAACGCCGCGGTCTGCGGCACTATGGTCAGGGCCTATCTTACCGGCGAGCCGGCCCTGAGTCTTCCCTGCCCCGGGGCCTTTTCTTCCGGCAAGATGGATCGCGGGGAGCTCTTTCTGGCCTTTTCCGGTCCGGCCTTTGAGACGGTGCTCCGCGTGCTCGAGGACAAGGCCGGCAAAGGACGGGTGTCCTTCCTGGGTGGTCCCCGGCTGGTGGGAGAGGACACATGTCGCAACTGTCCTCTCATTTCCTTCCGCGTCCCCGGGGAAGATCGATGA
- a CDS encoding M20 family metallopeptidase codes for MRERLAELILRLAEIPSESGREGAIQDFIARWLRHRGLEPIFQEVSHCGPNLLLFFSEDPHLLLTTHVDTVPLHLGIYPPRRRDDELLGVGVCDAKAGVALLLLLAEELHRQGLRPSLALAFLVDEENEGRGSLELSRAYRFPYAVVLEPTRLTVAVSEGGSVEYEIEVRGRAVHGSLAFRGDNAIERAMDLVSGLKRLSFLYEEDPLIGPSGFNVEKFVGGDGELRVPDRVELEIEFRILPGQDLSRIMKEIEDYLGRFPWVSYRVKDVSEAYSLGAEAEVARRLGEAYRRATGRKPVFSGMPSWTDAAHLVAAGTEAVVFGPGDLSLCHTPEEKLPLSEAETALAVLRELVHSFS; via the coding sequence ATGAGGGAAAGGCTTGCGGAACTGATCCTTAGGCTGGCGGAGATCCCCAGTGAAAGCGGTCGAGAGGGGGCGATCCAGGACTTCATCGCCCGCTGGTTGCGGCACCGGGGGCTCGAGCCCATCTTCCAGGAGGTTTCGCACTGCGGGCCGAACCTCCTCCTGTTTTTTTCCGAGGATCCGCATCTGCTGCTCACCACCCATGTGGATACGGTGCCCCTCCATCTGGGGATTTATCCCCCCCGCCGGAGGGATGACGAGCTTCTGGGCGTGGGAGTCTGCGACGCCAAGGCCGGGGTGGCCCTTCTTCTCCTCCTGGCCGAGGAGTTACATAGGCAGGGGTTACGCCCCTCCCTGGCCCTGGCCTTTCTGGTGGACGAAGAGAACGAGGGGCGGGGATCCCTCGAGCTTTCCCGAGCCTACCGTTTCCCGTACGCGGTGGTGCTCGAGCCCACCCGTCTCACCGTGGCCGTATCCGAAGGGGGATCGGTGGAGTACGAGATAGAGGTGCGGGGGAGGGCGGTCCACGGAAGTCTGGCCTTTCGGGGGGACAACGCCATAGAGCGGGCCATGGATCTGGTGAGCGGTCTCAAGAGGCTCTCTTTTCTCTACGAGGAGGATCCCCTGATCGGGCCTTCCGGGTTCAATGTGGAAAAATTCGTGGGGGGCGACGGCGAGCTCAGGGTGCCGGATCGGGTGGAACTCGAGATCGAGTTCAGGATCCTTCCCGGCCAGGATCTTTCGAGAATCATGAAGGAGATCGAGGATTACCTGGGGCGTTTCCCCTGGGTGAGTTATCGGGTGAAGGATGTTTCCGAGGCTTACAGCCTGGGGGCCGAGGCCGAGGTGGCCAGGAGGCTGGGGGAGGCCTATCGCCGGGCCACGGGTAGGAAACCCGTTTTCTCCGGAATGCCCAGCTGGACGGACGCCGCGCATCTGGTGGCCGCCGGTACCGAGGCCGTGGTCTTCGGCCCCGGAGACCTTTCCCTGTGTCACACCCCGGAGGAGAAGCTCCCCCTCTCCGAAGCGGAGACGGCGCTGGCGGTGCTCCGGGAGCTGGTGCACTCTTTTTCCTGA
- a CDS encoding site-specific integrase: MEIWGRRLIGGGELLDRKRAAWLIILEKFLESGELRRGRVHIRTKEKCPRCKRNFQETPVGLICPKCFTTPRRYFIDLSWQGRRIRLYSDKQGNPLSSFEQAKQLQQVIAFEIENRTFDPSRYVLRDQKEFLFPTYIERFIEHSERKGLKPSALKDRKRILRTHVLGFFMSLGIDDIRDIRKKHIEEFVDHLRKRGKAPKTIYNIVAELKALLNYAHRREDLEKVPQFPEIKLPERIPAGLDLEVQLEILKRISVEHRPIFQFMMTYGCRPGEARALMWDCVNFSSKEILIKRTFSHRKLVELPKEGKWKVLPMHSGIEEILRELARRKRSLFVFSHSRADHYGEALLSKLWRKACAEIGLEGVSLYEGVRHSFAYQLLKQGLSYEEIGAYMGHSDVRTTRKYARLNPKLITLSEVEDRSRKLVSLGDWVEKREKKASSNRE, encoded by the coding sequence ATGGAAATTTGGGGGCGGAGACTGATCGGGGGTGGGGAACTTCTTGACAGAAAAAGGGCCGCGTGGTTGATCATCCTGGAAAAGTTCCTCGAGTCCGGGGAGCTACGGAGGGGCCGAGTGCACATTCGTACCAAAGAGAAGTGCCCCCGGTGCAAAAGGAACTTTCAGGAAACCCCGGTGGGTCTCATCTGCCCCAAGTGCTTCACCACACCGAGACGCTACTTCATAGACCTTTCCTGGCAGGGAAGACGCATCCGGCTCTATTCCGACAAACAGGGAAACCCTTTGAGTAGCTTTGAGCAGGCCAAACAGCTCCAGCAAGTCATCGCCTTTGAGATAGAAAACCGCACTTTTGATCCCTCAAGGTATGTCCTTCGGGACCAGAAGGAATTTTTGTTCCCGACCTACATTGAAAGGTTTATAGAGCACTCCGAAAGAAAGGGTCTTAAACCCAGCGCCTTGAAAGATCGCAAGAGAATCCTGAGGACCCATGTTCTGGGGTTTTTCATGTCTTTGGGGATAGACGACATTCGAGACATTCGGAAGAAACACATCGAGGAATTCGTGGATCATCTGCGTAAAAGAGGGAAAGCTCCCAAGACGATTTACAACATCGTGGCCGAGTTAAAGGCGCTTCTAAACTACGCCCACCGGCGGGAAGATTTGGAAAAGGTGCCGCAGTTTCCGGAGATAAAGCTTCCCGAACGCATACCGGCGGGCTTGGATCTTGAGGTTCAGCTTGAGATCTTAAAACGCATTTCGGTTGAACACCGCCCCATCTTTCAGTTCATGATGACCTACGGTTGTCGTCCCGGCGAGGCAAGGGCCTTGATGTGGGATTGCGTTAACTTTTCGTCCAAAGAGATACTTATCAAACGGACTTTCAGCCACCGGAAGCTTGTGGAGCTTCCCAAAGAGGGAAAATGGAAGGTTTTACCCATGCACTCCGGGATCGAGGAGATCCTGAGAGAGCTTGCCCGGCGCAAAAGGTCCCTTTTTGTGTTCTCGCATTCGAGGGCGGACCACTACGGGGAGGCCCTGCTTTCAAAGCTCTGGAGGAAGGCTTGCGCTGAGATAGGTCTTGAAGGAGTTAGTCTTTATGAGGGCGTGAGGCACTCTTTCGCCTATCAGCTGCTCAAACAGGGACTTTCCTATGAGGAGATTGGAGCTTACATGGGACATTCGGATGTGAGAACCACTCGGAAGTATGCCCGCCTTAACCCGAAGCTTATCACTCTTTCCGAGGTGGAGGACCGGTCCCGTAAGCTGGTTTCCCTTGGGGACTGGGTTGAAAAGCGGGAAAAGAAGGCTTCCTCTAATCGGGAATAA
- a CDS encoding GNAT family N-acetyltransferase: MSSSVAKVREPRLERVTEVGPDQLKSLVALYEAAYRDDELYSEKGSKRIRRYLRWLLRHARGAFWIAWSGEKPVGFLALEELDPVPEIHEIVVAPEWQGRGLAERLMEEALAYLRQRGWRRVALWVGEYNFRAQRFYRRLGFRITDRVGIWLRMEKELQEKECTSSRSTASAVSASERGSFSSGV; encoded by the coding sequence ATGAGCTCATCCGTTGCCAAGGTCCGGGAGCCGCGACTGGAAAGAGTCACCGAGGTCGGACCGGATCAACTCAAGTCCCTCGTCGCCCTCTACGAGGCTGCCTATCGGGACGACGAGCTTTATTCGGAGAAGGGGTCTAAACGAATCCGCCGGTATCTCCGCTGGTTGCTGAGGCACGCCCGGGGGGCCTTCTGGATCGCCTGGTCCGGGGAAAAGCCGGTGGGCTTCCTGGCCCTTGAGGAACTCGATCCGGTGCCGGAGATCCACGAGATCGTGGTCGCTCCGGAATGGCAGGGTCGGGGACTCGCCGAGCGCCTCATGGAGGAGGCCCTCGCCTACCTCCGGCAAAGAGGCTGGAGGCGGGTGGCCCTCTGGGTGGGGGAATACAACTTCCGGGCGCAGCGGTTCTATCGCCGACTGGGATTCAGGATCACGGACAGGGTGGGCATCTGGTTGCGCATGGAAAAGGAACTTCAGGAAAAAGAGTGCACCAGCTCCCGGAGCACCGCCAGCGCCGTCTCCGCTTCGGAGAGGGGGAGCTTCTCCTCCGGGGTGTGA